A stretch of Fusarium poae strain DAOMC 252244 chromosome 2, whole genome shotgun sequence DNA encodes these proteins:
- a CDS encoding hypothetical protein (BUSCO:497at5125), which yields MSSLKFVVSSLEAIAASKDAQRNKQLEETTTKALDAIKEQDQLPDPEIVFAPLQLASRSTNVQLTTTALDCIGKLISYSYFSVPSNPSEGTEEGAESVPPLIERAIDTICNCFQGETTAVEIQLQIVKSLLAAVLNDKIVVHGAGLLKAVRQVYNVFLLSRSTANQQVAQGTLTQMVGTVFERVKTRLHMKEARLNLEHLKNGSSNVTFDHAESTNGANDSGDRDESPAEPSEAADTSTEPAESGAKLTLKDLEHRKSFDDSNLGDGPTMVTRLKPERKETGTPASDQAGQDSAHTEDGDVLDAEDEVYIRDAYLVFRSFCNLSTKVLPPDQLYDVRGQPMRSKLISLHLIHTLLNNNIAVFTSPFCTIKNSKSGEPTSFLQAIKFYLCLSITRNGASSVDRIFNVSSEIFWLMVKYMRADFKKEIEVFLNEIYLALLARRTAPLSQKVQFITILNRLCADPKALVEIYLNYDCDQTVDNIYQTIIEDLSKFSTTPLTITTINEQVYEEMRLKTTPASEWQLKTTLPPPLTVAHIAPHQDSEPDYPKEYAIKRLSIEALVETLRSMVNWSAPIRGDAEPTRPENQDIKGSLDIRPSIDPSINDSVSRVETPLPPSTPILEDDPDQLEKEKMRKTALMKGINQFNFKPKKGIQMLIRDGFILSDSPKDIAEFLLREDKLDKAQIGEYLGEGEQKYIDIMHAFVDTMEFAKRRFVDSLRQFLQSFRLPGEAQKIDRFMLKFAERYVLGNPNAFANADTAYVLAYSVILLNTDLHSVKIAKRMSKEEFIKNNRGINDNADLPDEYLLGIYDEIAANEIVLKSERDAAAAAGNAPAQSTGIAAGLGQALSNVGRDLQREAYMQQSEEIALRSEQLFKDLFKSQRRKAGTKYILATSFKHVSPMFNVTWMSIFSTLSSQIQKSHNLEVNKLCLEGMKLATQIACLFDMSTPREAFMSALKNTTNLNNPQEMLAKNIEALKVVLELGQTEGNVLRESWKDVLMCISQLDRLQLISGGVDESAVPDVSKARFLPPQRSESTDSRSSSKKPTRARAGTSSKGFSTEIALESRSDDVIRSVDRIFTNTANLTGESMVYFARALTEVSWDEIKVSGSNDMPRTYSLQKIVEISYYNMNRVRFEWSNIWEVFGEHFNRVGCHNNMNIVFFALDSLRQLSMRFMEIEELAGFKFQKDFLKPFEHVLANTHNVTVKDMVLRCLIQMIQARGDNIRSGWRTMFGVFTVAAREPHESIVNLAYENVNQVYKTKFGVVISQGAFTDLIVCLTEFSKNLKFQKKSLAALELLKSLIPTMLKTPECPLSQKYNNISPPDGATQTSEKKSRSNTSVEEGYWFPVLFAFHDVLMTGEDLEVRSNALEYFFETLLRYGGSFPAEFWDILWRQQLYPIFMVLRSRPEMSNVLNHEELSVWLSTTMIQALRNMITLFTHYFDALEYMLDRFLELLALCICQENDTISRIGSNCLQQLILKNVTKFQPEHWNKLVGAFCELFERTTAYQLFSATAINNTASISPPPNGLEFSAGSTDATPVDEKSLKINNPQLDDDDSVVAPADDDDRRTPTGDGPHVTLEEFKPSSNLQQQPVVVTAARRRFFNRIISRCVLQLLMIETVNELFSNDTVYAHIPSQELLRLMSLLKRSFVFARKFNEDKELRMRLWREGFMKQPPNLLKQESGSAATYISILFRMFADDAPERLSSRPDVEAALVPLCKDIVYGYTTLEEESQHRNIVAWRPVVVDVLEGYTTFPEDAFKKHIPDFYPLAVELLTKDLTPDLRASLLIVLRRVGELGLGIAGMTHVRQRQDSVASRMTAEPMGDREADARRML from the exons ATGAGCTCCCTAAAATTTGTAGTCTCCTCACTTGAGGCCATTGCCGCCTCCAAGGATGCGCAGCGCAACAAGCAGCTGGAggagaccaccaccaagGCACTCGACGCCATCAAAGAACAGGACCAGCTTCCCGACCCCGAGATCGTTTTTGCTCCTCTGCAATTAGCCTCGCGCTCTACGAATGTGCAACTTACTACAACCGCACTCGATTGCATCGGGAAGCTCATTTCCTATTCATATTTCTCCGTACCAAGCAACCCTTCCGAAGGGACCGAAGAGGGTGCCGAGTCTGTCCCTCCCCTGATCGAGCGAGCCATCGACACTATCTGTAACTGTTTCCAAGGCGAAACGACTGCTGTTGAGATCCAACTTCAGATCGTCAAATCTTTGCTTGCAGCCGTCCTCAATGACAAGATCGTCGTCCATGGTGCTGGTCTTCTCAAGGCAGTGCGACAAGTATACAATGTCTTTTTACTGTCGCGGAGCACAGCCAACCAGCAGGTTGCTCAGGGTACCCTGACCCAGATGGTTGGTACTGTTTTTGAGCGAGTCAAGACGAGACTGCACATGAAGGAGGCCCGCCTCAACCTGGAACATCTCAAGAATGGCTCTAGCAACGTTACCTTCGACCACGCCGAATCGACCAATGGCGCCAACGATAGTGGTGACCGCGATGAGTCGCCAGCAGAGCCCTCCGAGGCTGCAGATACCTCGACCgaacctgccgagagcggcgCGAAGCTCACATtgaaagatcttgaacaTCGCAAGAGCTTCGACGACTCGAACCTGGGCGATGGACCTACCATGGTCACAAGGCTCAAGCCTGAACGAAAGGAGACTGGCACTCCAGCCTCTGACCAGGCGGGTCAAGATTCTGCCCATACAGAGGACGGCGATGTGCTGGACGCTGAGGATGAGGTTTACATCCGGGATGCCTACCTCGTCTTTCGATCTTTCTGCAACCTTTCAACCAAGGTCCTACCACCCGACCAACTGTACGACGTCCGCGGTCAGCCAATGCGCTCCAAGCTCATTTCTCTTCACCTTATTCACACCCTTCTTAACAATAACATTGCTGTTTTTACTTCTCCCTTTTGTACAATCAAGAATTCAAAAAGCGGCGAGCCTACAAGTTTTCTGCAGGCGATCAAGTTTTATCTTTGTCTAAGTATTACTCGTAATGGTGCTAGCTCAGTTGACCGAATTTTCAACGTGAGCAGCGAGATCTTTTGGTTGATGGTCAAGTACATGCGTGCTGATTTCAAG AAAGAGATTGAAGTCTTCTTGAATGAAATTTATCTGGCTCTTCTTGCACGGAGAACGGCGCCACTGTCGCAAAAAGTTCAGTTTATAACAATCCTCAACCGGTTATGCGCCGACCCCAAGGCCCTGGTTGAAATCTACCTTAATTACGACTGCGATCAGACTGTCGATAATATCTACCAAACAATCATCGAGGATTTGTCCAAGTTCTCGACGACCCCGCTCACAATTACAACAATTAACGAGCAAGTGTACGAAGAAATGCGGTTAAAGACCACCCCTGCGAGCGAATGGCAACTCAAGACAACCCTTCCGCCCCCTCTGACAGTAGCTCATATTGCTCCTCATCAAGATTCTGAGCCCGACTACCCCAAGGAATATGCGATCAAACGATTGTCCATTGAAGCGTTGGTTGAGACGTTGCGATCCATGGTCAACTGGTCGGCACCGATACGAGGTGATGCGGAGCCCACGCGCCCTGAAAACCAGGACATCAAGGGCTCTCTCGACATTCGGCCATCGATCGACCCTAGCATTAACGATAGCGTCTCTCGTGTGGAaactcctcttcctccatcAACTCCTATTCTGGAAGACGACCCAGATCagctggagaaggagaaaaTGAGAAAGACGGCGTTGATGAAGGGAATCAACCAATTCAACTTCAAACCGAAGAAGGGCATCCAGATGCTCATACGCGATGGTTTCATTCTAAGTGATAGCCCCAAGGATATTGCCGAGTTCCTGTTGAGGGAAGACAAGCTCGACAAGGCTCAGATTGGAGAGTACTTGGGTGAAGGAGAGCAGAAGTACATCGACATTATGCACGCATTTGTCGACACCATGGAGTTCGCCAAGCGGAGATTTGTCGATTCGTTGCGCCAGTTTCTTCAGTCTTTCCGCCTGCCTGGTGAAGCTCAAAAGATTGATCGATTCATGCTTAAATTCGCCGAGCGTTATGTTCTTGGAAACCCCAACGCATTCGCCAATGCCGACACTGCATACGTCCTAGCTTATTCGGTCATTCTACTCAACACTGATTTGCACAGCGTCAAGATCGCCAAGCGCATGAGCAAGGAGGAGTTCATCAAGAACAATCGTGGTATTAATGATAACGCCGATTTGCCCGATGAATACCTCCTCGGCATCTATGATGAAATTGCAGCTAATGAGATCGTTCTCAAGAGTGAACGAGATGCGGCAGCTGCAGCTGGTAATGCACCCGCTCAATCGACTGGCATTGCTGCTGGCCTTGGACAGGCCCTCTCCAACGTTGGCCGTGATTTGCAGCGCGAAGCCTACATGCAACAATCCGAGGAGATCGCTCTGCGCTCTGAACAGTTGTTCAAGGATCTCTTCAAGAGCCAAAGACGCAAAGCTGGCACAAAGTACATCCTTGCAACTTCCTTTAAGCACGTCAGCCCTATGTTCAACGTTACTTGGATGTCGATCTTTTCCACCCTTTCAAGTCAGATCCAGAAGTCTCATAATCTCGAAGTGAACAAGCTTTGCCTCGAGGGTATGAAGTTGGCCACACAAATCGCTTGTCTGTTTGATATGTCTACACCCAGGGAGGCATTTATGTCGGCTTTGAAGAACACGACAAACTTGAACAACCCTCAAGAAATGCTGGCCAAGAACATCGAAGCTCTGAAGGTCGTGCTTGAGTTGGGACAGACCGAGGGCAACGTTCTCCGCGAGTCGTGGAAAGACGTATTGATGTGCATTAGTCAACTCGACCGACTTCAACTTATCTCGGGTGGTGTTGACGAGAGTGCTGTGCCTGATGTATCGAAAGCTCGTTTCCTGCCTCCACAAAGGTCGGAAAGTACTGACTCCCGCTCATCATCCAAGAAGCCAACAAGGGCTCGAGCCGGAACTTCATCAAAGGGTTTCTCTACTGAGATTGCTCTTGAGAGTCGATCCGATGATGTGATTCGCAGTGTCGACCGCATTTTCACTAATACGGCAAACCTTACGGGTGAATCTATGGTTTACTTTGCTCGGGCACTAACAGAAGTCAGCTGGGACGAGATCAAGGTGTCTGGATCCAACGATATGCCCCGTACCTACAGCTTGCAGAAAATTGTCGAGATCAGCTACTACAACATGAATCGTGTTAGGTTCGAGTGGAGCAACATCTGGGAGGTCTTTGGCGAACACTTCAACCGAGTTGGATGTCACAACAACATGAACATTGTGTTCTTTGCGCTTGATTCACTGCGCCAACTGTCAATGCGATTTATGGAGATCGAAGAATTGGCTGGTTTCAAGTTCCAGAAGGACTTCCTAAAACCTTTCGAGCATGTGCTTGCGAACACACATAACGTTACTGTCAAAGACATGGTTCTTCGATGTCTGATACAAATGATTCAGGCTCGTGGCGATAACATCCGATCTGGCTGGAGGACTATGTTTGGTGTTTTCACAGTCGCTGCCCGCGAACCTCACGAAAGCATTGTTAATCTGGCTTACGAAAACGTCAACCAAGTATACAAGACCAAGTTTGGAGTGGTGATATCTCAAGGCGCGTTCACCGACTTGATTGTATGCTTGACAGAGTTCTCCAAGAACCTCAAGTTCCAGAAGAAGAGTCTGGCAGCTCTGGAGCTACTAAAGTCTCTGATTCCCACTATGCTCAAGACGCCTGAATGTCCCTTGTCGCAAAAGTACAACAACATTTCACCACCTGATGGCGCAACACAAACTTCCGAGAAAAAATCACGATCAAACACTTCGGTCGAGGAAGGCTACTGGTTCCCCGTCCTCTTTGCTTTCCATGATGTCCTCATGACCGGCGAAGATTTGGAAGTACGATCAAATGCCCTCGAGTATTTCTTCGAAACTCTGTTGAGGTATGGAGGTAGCTTCCCAGCCGAGTTTTGGGACATTCTATGGCGTCAACAACTGTACCCCATCTTTATGGTTTTGAGGTCTCGGCCAGAGATGAGCAACGTTCTCAATCATGAGGAGTTATCAGTGTGGCTATCAACCACTATGATCCAGGCGCTGCGAAATATGATCACGCTTTTCACGCATTATTTCGACGCCTTGGAGTACATGCTGGATAGATTCTTGGAGCTCTTAGCGCTCTGCATTTGCCAAGAAAACGATACCATTTCGCGAATCGGCAGCAACTGCTTGCAGCAACTGATCCTCAAGAATGTCACCAAGTTCCAACCAGAACATTGGAACAAGCTTGTTGGTGCTTTCTGCGAATTATTTGAGCGAACCACTGCATACCAGCTTTTTTCAGCAACTGCGATCAACAACACTGCCTCAATATCACCCCCTCCCAATGGCCTTGAGTTCTCTGCAGGCTCAACAGATGCTACACCCGTTGATGAGAAgtctttaaagattaataaccCACAgttggatgatgatgacagtgtTGTTGCTccagctgatgatgatgatcgtCGAACACCAACCGGAGACGGCCCTCATGTCACGCTTGAAGAATTTAAACCATCGTCCAATCTCCAGCAACAGCCCGTTGTAGTAACGGCAGCTCGACGACGATTCTTCAACCGAATTATCTCTCGTTGCGTTTTGCAGCTACTGATGATTGAGACAGTCAACGAACTCTTCAGCAATGACACTGTCTACGCGCACATTCCCTCCCAGGAGCTCTTGCGTCTCATGTCATTACTCAAACGATCCTTCGTGTTTGCTCGTAAATTCAACGAGGACAAGGAATTGCGTATGAGGCTGTGGCGTGAGGGTTTCATGAAGCAGCCGCCTAACCTCCTAAAGCAGGAGAGTGGTTCAGCTGCGACTTACATCTCCATCCTTTTCCGTATGTTTGCTGACGACGCACCTGAACGGTTGTCGAGCCGGCCTGATGTCGAGGCTGCGCTGGTACCTCTGTGCAAGGACATCGTCTACGGTTATACCACTCTAGAAGAAGAAAGCCAGCATCGAAATATCGTTGCATGGCGCCCTGTCGTCGTCGATGTTCTGGAGGGTTACACTACTTTCCCGGAGGATGCTTTCAAGAAACATATCCCCGACTTTTACCCCCTTGCAGTCGAGCTTCTCACAAAAGACCTCACACCAGACCTGCGCGCTTCACTCTTGATAGTGTTGCGACGAGTTGGAGAGTTGGGACTGGGCATTGCAGGAATGACACATGTTAGACAACGGCAAGACAGCGTGGCTAGCCGTATGACGGCTGAGCCGATGGGCGATCGAGAGGCAGACGCGAGGAGAATGCTATAG
- the MRP3 gene encoding Component of pyruvate dehydrogenase complex, mitochondrial (BUSCO:27092at5125), producing MLSAALRRRVLAPTHSALRTGFAAHVVRHYASFPEHQVIKMPALSPTMQAGNIGAWQKKIGDSIAPGDVLVEIETDKAQMDFEFQEEGVIAKILKDAGEKDIPVGSPIAVLVEEGTDVAAFEKFSVEDAGGDAAKPAAPKEEKSESKSESASTPEPSSEPQQYESQGRLQTALDREPNIAAPAKRLAREKGINIDGMKGTGKNGQITEADVKKASSAPAASAASGATYEDIPISGMRKTIANRLVESTQTNPHFFVTSSLSVSKLLKLRQALNASADGKYKLSVNDFLIKAIAVASRKVPQVNSSWRDGHIRQFNNVDVSVAVSTPTGLITPIVTGVEGRGLEAISTQVKALAKKARDGKLKPEEYQGGTISISNMGMNPAVDHFTAVINPPQAAILAVGTTKKVAIPSDNEAGVEFDDQITLTASFDHKVVDGAVGAEWIKELKKVIENPLELLL from the exons ATGCTCAGCGCCGCTCTCCGAAGGCGTGTTCTCGCCCCTACCCACAGCGCTCTGCGAACCGGCTTCGCTGCCCACGTTGTGCGACACTATGCCTCTTTCCCTGAGCACCAGGTCATCAAGATGCCTGCTCTGTCTCCCACCATGCAGGCTGGCAACATTGGCGCCTGGCAGAAGAAGATCGGTGACTCTATCGCCCCCGGTGACGTCCTGGTCGAGATCGAAACCGACAAGGCCCAGATGGACTTCGAGTTCCAGGAGGAGGGTGTTATTGCCAAGATCCTGAAGGATGCTGGCGAGAAGGATATTCCTGTTGGCAGC CCCATTGCCGTTCTTGTTGAGGAGGGTACCGATGTCGCCGCTTTCGAGAAGTTCTCCGTTGAGGACGCTGGTGGTGATGCCGCTAAGCCCGCTGCCCCCAAGGAGGAGAAGTCTGAGTCCAAGTCTGAGTCCGCTTCCACCCCCGAGCCTTCCTCTGAGCCCCAGCAGTACGAGTCTCAGGGCCGTCTGCAGACTGCTCTCGACCGTGAGCCCAACATTGCCGCCCCCGCCAAGCGACTTGCCCGTGAGAAGGGTATCAACATCGATGGCATGAAGGGTACCGGCAAGAACGGACAGATCACTGAGGCCGATGTCAAGAAGGCTAGCAGCGCCCCCGCCGCCAGCGCCGCCAGTGGTGCTACCTACGAGGACATTCCCATCAGCGGCATGCGCAAGACCATTGCCAACCGTCTGGTCGAGTCCACCCAGACCAACCCTCACTTCTTCGTCACCAGCTCTCTCTCCGTCAGCAAGCTTCTTAAGCTCCGCCAGGCTCTCAACGCCTCTGCCGACGGCAAGTACAAGCTCTCCGTCAACGACTTCCTAATCAAGGCCATCGCTGTTGCCAGCCGAAAGGTTCCCCAGGTCAACTCCAGCTGGCGTGACGGTCACATCCGTCAGTTCAACAACGTTGACGTTTCCGTCGCTGTTTCCACCCCTACTGGCCTTATCACCCCTATCGTCACTGGTGTCGAGGGCCGTGGTCTTGAGGCTATCTCTACTCAGGTCAAGGCTCTTGCCAAGAAGGCTCGCGATGGCAAGCTCAAGCCTGAGGAGTACCAGGGCGGtaccatctccatctccaacatGGGCATGAACCCTGCTGTCGACCACTTCACTGCTGTCATCAACCCTCCCCAGGCTGCCATTCTCGCTGTTGGTACCACCAAGAAGGTTGCCATCCCCTCCGACAACGAGGCCGGCGTTGAGTTCGACGACCAGATTACCCTCACTGCCAGCTTCGATCACAAGGTCGTTGACGGTGCCGTCGGTGCTGAGTGGATCAAGGAGCTTAAGAAGGTTATCGAGAACCCTCTTGAGCTCCTTCTGTAA
- a CDS encoding hypothetical protein (TransMembrane:8 (i138-156o176-194i240-263o603-624i718-739o759-780i824-850o1213-1232i)) — translation MDSETIPSANLGPPRSHQSYDSYHRHVRAVHGVEGNSEPGPSSRHGSGLSGLSANIKPQHGNLASFFDSERLASSAAPCDPSNRSTQSTTKGIRWPFLGSIKSTTSFSLPPSPRAGTPAEPTEVELPWRPVFLHRRILVLYAIAITVLIAGVQIALQLSERNDGLREADDASRYLWQYGTTLVFIVVAAFWNRVEFQASASMPWIRMLNNQTDVDKSLLLDYVSLSGPMAIIKAVQNRDWLVATPVLAGIIFKIIIIFSTAFVTPRVVAVARYESAITVQDEFSNSVSGLENIGSLPYFTLAALAADNITFPDGVTPRAAYTPFSSDIAELIAITADVDGFIGGMDCEEAELILDSIRLVDGSSLALNVTVSETGCSSEQAIASTKLASTKDKDLSRAFLTFQPASCGGSMEDDDQRIAVMSGILDFDVDQLKQQSKNSNGRFNGTLSSSSGFLCKPKYDITTIRVSKTFETVLSATPNAQAENTTLDQIHPWTVARALFKSLDTSEKQILSASMNSSYDGDAIIHIDEAMSAALLLGSREGWDLPKVESLTDNDILSLFSENFFAQSSALIARYAMMEPSTSSTTAVASFIGRRLIVRPAPAYLITALLVLCLFLTLATMWLVPRKGFLPRDPSTIVGMASVVAHSHPLVESLKGMGPAPNKVLGSRLEGSTYMSGAEGHEKLDSPNLGYFHIFGGKAPSATCQPQRYSSSTWRQPVTLHGLIRLIYILVLACIIIGFEISLRLSHRNGGLRTMDNDAAYLAWTIVPALVLLLVAMYMLSLEWWTRLLSPFSHLARRGDFDETVGLNLANALRHVAWRRALKIWDIAALTAITGGLVALLLVVASAPLFDPRPIEFDSSLPLRSEDFFANSLLSSPDDPICTDCTNDTILASLILAGNAPYPPFTFADLNLPTVSLVEDTERKDIVVSARLTAIRPRMSCRLYKSDEISTNLTLEVELDDGTVNPLRVDLEGETCRGVGRQGGNNAIIGTTRSSSSNQRTEDLSGTVIFGVGQGKTRSSSQCSDWIYIWGELDNLGSSDMSVGDINALACNETIEAVDVRAVFHGPELHLYPDHPPVPIEHTAQGTSVTIPELDYSSLVNVSSDGLLDSFFAMLNSSQFAVPDSTFGSSSADATNKTGSAILSQHGIIRAQSLNFKSRRHLSSRGTFPTANGTTIVSGIDPDESVSQAVPIISGSKMAGKVRLHQDEIATRVLQSLVGALMLLHITSWICWRRIRLPRAPTTIASITALLVDGNLFRSLPRAAQWQPDSELEAIFTEGDTPQRFEMGWDRRGRNRGRDGRRKKDEGNFGIRAFIPKDSIPEEVEMRPIPPPKPPPKPVKERVGMVRQGTAMLGADSTQRKSVMLAKGHTSNSKSKSSKSSKGSQGSKEPKHKRSISSALSGPKELVKVWWAGGG, via the coding sequence ATGGATTCTGAAACGATACCGAGCGCGAATCTTGGTCCTCCGAGAAGTCATCAGTCCTACGATTCCTATCATCGACATGTTCGCGCAGTTCATGGGGTCGAGGGTAATTCTGAGCCAGGACCATCGAGCCGGCACGGATCCGGTCTCTCTGGTCTCAGCGCAAACATAAAGCCTCAGCACGGGAACCTTGCTTCATTTTTCGATTCAGAACGGTTAGCCAGTTCAGCGGCCCCATGTGATCCAAGTAATCGAAGTACGCAATCCACGACCAAAGGAATACGATGGCCTTTTCTCGGAAGCATCAAGTCGACAACTAGTTTCTCGTTACCTCCCTCACCTCGAGCCGGGACTCCAGCCGAACCTACTGAAGTTGAACTACCATGGCGACCCGTCTTTCTCCATCGACGGATCTTGGTTCTTTATGCTATCGCCATCACGGTTCTTATTGCCGGAGTGCAAATCGCACTCCAACTATCCGAGCGCAACGACGGCCTCCGAGAGGCCGATGATGCGTCAAGATATCTGTGGCAATATGGAACAACCCTAGTATTCATCGTTGTGGCTGCTTTCTGGAACAGAGTCGAATTTCAGGCCTCGGCTTCCATGCCGTGGATCCGTATGCTGAACAATCAAACCGATGTCGACAAGTCTCTTTTACTGGATTACGTTTCTCTTTCTGGGCCCATGGCCATTATCAAAGCCGTCCAAAATAGGGACTGGCTTGTTGCAACTCCGGTCTTGGCCGGAATAATATtcaaaataattattatcttcTCCACAGCCTTTGTCACACCCAGAGTTGTCGCTGTTGCTCGTTATGAGTCTGCTATTACAGTCCAGGACGAGTTCTCTAACAGTGTTTCGGGTCTGGAAAACATTGGCTCGTTACCATATTTTACCCTTGCTGCTTTGGCGGCCGACAATATTACCTTTCCTGACGGGGTCACTCCCCGAGCAGCATATACACCTTTTTCTAGCGATATTGCTGAACTAATAGCGATTACGGCGGATGTGGATGGATTCATTGGTGGCATGGATTGCGAAGAGGCGGAACTGATTTTGGACTCTATACGACTTGTTGATGGAAGTTCTCTGGCGTTAAATGTGACAGTGTCGGAGACGGGGTGTTCTTCGGAACAAGCTATTGCAAGTACGAAACTTGCGAGtaccaaagacaaagacttgTCGAGAGCGTTTTTAACATTCCAACCTGCTAGCTGTGGTGGCTCtatggaagacgacgaccagcgaatagCCGTCATGTCTGGTATCCTAGACTTCGACGTCGATCAACTCAAGCAGCAATCGAAGAACTCAAACGGGCGATTCAATGGaacattatcatcatcatctgggtTCCTCTGCAAGCCAAAATATGACATCACCACGATAAGAGTTTCCAAGACTTTTGAGACAGTCCTTTCGGCTACGCCCAACGCTCAAGCTGAGAATACAACCTTGGACCAGATTCATCCTTGGACAGTTGCCCGTGCTCTTTTCAAGTCTCTCGACACCAGCGAAAAGCAGATTCTTTCTGCGTCCATGAATTCTTCATACGATGGCGATGCTATTATCCATATTGACGAAGCCATGTCTGCTGCGCTTCTGCTAGGCTCAAGAGAAGGATGGGATCTTCCCAAGGTGGAATCGCTAACAGATAATGACATCTTGAGCCTCTTTTCTGAGAACTTCTTCGCGCAATCCTCAGCTCTGATCGCTCGATATGCAATGATGGAACCGTCTACCAGCTCAACGACTGCTGTTGCCAGCTTCATTGGGCGACGTCTTATTGTGCGGCCTGCGCCCGCATATCTCATAACAGCATTGCTGGTACTTTGCTTGTTTCTGACTCTAGCAACAATGTGGCTGGTTCCAAGGAAAGGGTTTCTGCCACGAGACCCCAGCACTATCGTTGGCATGGCCTCGGTAGTAGCACATAGCCACCCACTCGTTGAGTCTCTCAAAGGCATGGGACCTGCGCCAAACAAAGTCCTCGGATCAAGACTAGAGGGTTCAACTTACATGAGCGGAGCTGAAGGCCACGAAAAACTGGACAGCCCCAACCTAGGATATTTTCACATCTTCGGCGGTAAAGCGCCTTCTGCAACGTGTCAACCACAAAGATACAGTTCCTCAACATGGAGACAGCCCGTTACTTTACATGGTCTGATTCGACTGATATACATCCTTGTACTAGCATGTATCATCATAGGATTTGAGATTTCGCTTCGCTTGTCGCATCGCAACGGAGGATTGAGAACGATGGATAACGATGCGGCATATCTAGCATGGACCATCGTGCCGGCTTTAGTGCTATTATTGGTGGCTATGTACATGCTCTCCTTGGAGTGGTGGACAAGACTCCTTTCTCCATTCTCCCACCTCGCACGTCGAGGAGACTTTGATGAAACCGTGGGCCTAAACTTGGCCAATGCTTTGAGGCATGTAGCGTGGAGGCGAGCTCTCAAGATCTGGGATATCGCTGCCCTGACTGCAATTACTGGTGGTCTCGTGGCGCTACTACTCGTAGTTGCGTCTGCTCCTTTGTTTGACCCCAGGCCAATTGAGTTTGACAGCAGTCTTCCGCTACGTTCCGAGGATTTCTTCGCCAACAGCCTGTTGTCTTCTCCCGATGATCCCATATGCACCGACTGTACGAACGACACGATTCTGGCATCGCTTATACTTGCCGGCAATGCCCCTTATCCCCCATTCACCTTTGCCGATCTCAACCTACCGACCGTATCTCTGGTAGAAGACACTGAGAGAAAAGATATTGTTGTCAGTGCACGATTAACAGCAATCCGGCCCAGGATGTCGTGTCGATTGTACAAGTCGGATGAGATATCTACAAACCTTACCCTCGAAGTCGAGCTCGATGACGGAACTGTCAACCCACTGCGGGTTGACCTCGAAGGTGAAACTTGCCGCGGAGTTGGGCGACAGGGCGGTAACAACGCTATCATTGGAACGACGAGGAGCTCCTCCAGTAACCAACGCACCGAGGACCTGAGTGGGACCGTAATATTTGGTGTTGGACAGGGAAAGACAAGGTCGTCATCGCAATGTTCCGACTGGATATACATATGGGGTGAATTAGACAATCTGGGGAGCAGTGACATGTCAGTGGGTGACATCAATGCTCTTGCTTGCAACGAGACGATTGAGGCAGTTGATGTCAGAGCTGTTTTCCATGGCCCTGAACTTCACCTTTACCCAGACCATCCTCCTGTCCCAATCGAACATACAGCCCAGGGCACGAGCGTCACCATACCGGAACTAGACTATTCTTCGCTTGTCAACGTCTCTTCAGACGGTCTCCTCGACTCATTCTTTGCAATGCTGAACTCCTCTCAGTTTGCTGTCCCTGATTCGACATTTGGCAGCTCATCCGCTGATGCTACGAACAAGACTGGGTCAGCAATTTTGTCTCAGCATGGCATCATCAGGGCACAGTCGTTAAACTTCAAGAGTAGGCGTCATCTATCGTCGAGAGGAACATTCCCTACAGCGAATGGTACTACCATTGTCAGTGGTATTGATCCTGATGAGTCAGTCTCTCAAGCCGTCCCTATCATCAGTGGTAGTAAGATGGCAGGAAAGGTCAGGCTTCACCAAGATGAGATTGCTACACGAGTTTTGCAATCTCTTGTGGGAGCACTGATGCTCCTTCACATCACCTCGTGGATCTGTTGGCGAAGAATCAGACTTCCTCGTGCACCAACGACCATCGCTTCTATAACGGCCCTTCTAGTTGATGGCAACCTTTTCAGATCACTACCTCGTGCTGCACAGTGGCAGCCAGACAGTGAGCTCGAAGCTATTTTCACCGAAGGAGATACGCCACAGCGATTCGAAATGGGATGGGATCGCAGAGGGCGGAACAGGGGACGCGATGGACGACGAAAGAAGGACGAAGGCAACTTCGGCATTCGCGCATTTATCCCAAAAGATTCGATACCAGAGGAAGTGGAAATGAGACCAATCCCTCCTCCCAAACCACCACCGAAGCCAGTCAAGGAGAGGGTTGGGATGGTTCGTCAAGGGACAGCAATGTTAGGGGCTGACAGTACCCAAAGAAAATCTGTGATGCTCGCCAAAGGACACACCAGCAATTCCAAGTCCAAGAGTTCCAAGAGCTCAAAGGGCTCTCAGGGGAGCAAAGAGccgaagcataagagatccATCTCTTCAGCACTGAGTGGGCCAAAAGAGTTGGTCAAAGTGTGGTGGGCTGGAGGGGGTTAA